One Ostrea edulis chromosome 2, xbOstEdul1.1, whole genome shotgun sequence genomic region harbors:
- the LOC125681724 gene encoding acetylcholine receptor subunit alpha-like, translating to MRGLLVVLCYFCCVNGYTIQDQTQLHTNLTTGYDRRVRPGIDRTTPLQIDIKFYLTSLKEFSEGLSKIGIVGSLSLEWTDSRLAWNPTNYGGDLYDTTLFISDIWVPFLVLMNPYDKFRKVLLDGMSCEVSSKGEVSCSSPDLYEATCDADVTYYPFDSQTCTLKFYVPALNPSDIILRPKSSTFDMLLYEENGLWSITSTRLYYHVNVYHFEELQLEINMKRRTAYYIAGLILPICFMNFLQILVFALPVESGERMGFSITVLLAVAVFLTIIQDKLPEASEPNVSYLTYKLLVDMLLGCAMMIAVVFGMNFYHKTDDKEIPARLKSFTRGVMMCRKRKISTVSIEKYGDTGKSAVECVNDDAGSDVTWTVTWNDVGLAFDRLFLFFFLVLLVSNNLLYLVMMAVIGS from the coding sequence ATGAGAGGCTTGTTGGTCGTTTTATGTTATTTCTGCTGTGTGAACGGATATACCATACAGGATCAGACACAGCTTCACACAAACCTTACCACGGGGTACGACCGAAGGGTAAGGCCAGGAATCGACAGAACGACCCCCCTGCAAATCGATATCAAATTCTATCTGACGAGTTTGAAGGAATTCTCGGAAGGACTAAGTAAAATTGGTATTGTGGGATCACTTAGTCTTGAATGGACAGATTCCCGACTCGCATGGAACCCTACCAACTATGGTGGAGACCTGTACGATACAACACTCTTTATATCTGATATTTGGGTACCTTTTCTGGTTTTGATGAATCCATACGATAAATTTAGAAAGGTACTATTAGATGGAATGTCTTGCGAAGTATCCTCTAAAGGAGAAGTTTCATGTTCATCTCCTGACCTTTATGAAGCCACTTGTGATGCTGACGTTACTTATTACCCGTTTGATTCGCAGACGTGCACATTGAAATTTTATGTTCCCGCTCTAAACCCGTCAGATATTATTCTTAGGCCAAAATCTTCTACATTTGACATGTTGTTGTACGAGGAGAATGGATTGTGGTCTATCACAAGCACTCGTCTATATTATCACGTCAACGTGTATCATTTTGAGGAACTTCAACTGGAAATCAACATGAAGCGAAGGACCGCGTATTACATCGCCGGGTTAATTCTACCTATCTGTTTCATGAACTTTCTTCAGATTTTAGTGTTCGCCTTGCCCGTGGAGTCCGGAGAGAGAATGGGATTTTCTATCACCGTTTTACTGGCTGTCGCTGTTTTTCTCACAATAATACAAGACAAGCTACCCGAGGCATCAGAACCGAATGTATCGTATTTAACTTACAAACTTTTGGTCGACATGTTACTTGGTTGTGCTATGATGATAGCCGTGGTATTTGGGATGAATTTCTACCATAAAACAGACGACAAGGAGATTCCCGCCAGATTGAAGAGTTTTACACGCGGCGTGATGATGTGTCGTAAACGTAAAATATCTACAGTTTCAATAGAAAAGTATGGGGATACGGGGAAATCTGCAGTAGAATGTGTAAACGATGACGCGGGCAGTGACGTCACATGGACTGTCACTTGGAACGATGTCGGGTTAGCTTTCGacagattgtttttattttttttccttgtttTATTGGTTTCAAATAATTTACTATATCTTGTGATGATGGCAGTCATCGGTTCATGA
- the LOC125681725 gene encoding acetylcholine receptor subunit alpha-like: MRGLLVVLCFFWCVDGYTIQDQTQLHTNLTTGYDRRVRPGIDRTTPLQIDIKFYLTSLKEFSEGLSKIGIVGSLSLEWTDSRLAWNPTNYGGDLYDTTLFISDIWVPFLVLMNPFDKVRKVLLNGMSCKVYDYGKVNCLPPDLYEATCDADVTYYPFDSQTCTLKFYVPALSPSDIILRPNSSTFDTLLYEENGLWSIKSTRLYYHVNLYNFEELRLEINMKRRTAYYITGLLLPIALMNFLQILVFALPVESGERMGFSITVLLAVAVFLTIIQDKLPEASEPNVSCLTYKLLVDMLLGCAMVIAVVFGMNFYHKTDDKEIPAGLKSFTRGVMMCRKRKISTASIEKYGDTEKTPVECVNDYANSDVTSNVTWNDVGLAFDKLCIILFLVLLISSNFIYLATMGIMSS, encoded by the coding sequence ATGAGGGGCTTGTTGGTCGTTTTATGTTTTTTCTGGTGTGTGGACGGATATACCATCCAAGACCAGACACAGCTTCACACAAACCTCACCACGGGGTATGACCGAAGGGTAAGGCCAGGAATCGACAGAACGACCCCCCTGCAAATCGATATCAAATTCTATCTGACGAGTTTGAAGGAATTCTCGGAAGGACTAAGTAAAATTGGTATTGTGGGATCACTTAGTCTTGAATGGACAGATTCCCGACTCGCATGGAACCCTACCAACTATGGTGGAGACCTGTACGATACAACACTCTTTATATCTGATATTTGGGTACCTTTTCTGGTATTGATGAATCCATTCGATAAAGTTCGCAAAGTGCTTTTAAATGGAATGTCTTGCAAAGTATATGATTACGGAAAAGTCAACTGCCTACCACCTGATCTTTATGAAGCCACTTGTGATGCTGACGTCACTTATTACCCGTTTGATTCGCAGACGTGCACATTAAAATTTTACGTTCCCGCTCTAAGCCCATCAGATATTATTCTGAGACCAAATTCCTCTACATTTGACACGTTGTTGTACGAGGAGAATGGATTGTGGTCTATCAAAAGCACCCGTCTATATTACCATGTTAACCTGTACAATTTCGAGGAACTTCGATTGGAAATCAACATGAAGCGAAGGACCGCATATTACATCACTGGATTACTTTTACCAATTGCTTTAATGAATTTTCTTCAGATTTTAGTGTTTGCCTTACCTGTGGAGTCCGGAGAGAGGATGGGATTTTCTATCACCGTTTTACTGGCTGTCGCTGTTTTCCTCACAATAATACAAGACAAGCTACCCGAGGCATCAGAACCGAATGTATCGTGCTTAACCTACAAACTTTTGGTTGACATGTTGCTTGGTTGTGCTATGGTGATAGCCGTGGTATTTGGGATGAATTTCTACCATAAAACAGACGACAAGGAAATTCCCGCCGGACTGAAGAGTTTTACACGCGGCGTGATGATGTGTCGTAAACGTAAAATATCTACAGCGTCAATAGAAAAGTATGGAGATACGGAGAAAACTCCAGTAGAATGTGTTAACGATTATGCAAACAGTGACGTCACAAGTAACGTCACTTGGAACGATGTCGGATTAGCTTTCGACAAGTTGTGTATAATACTTTTCCTTGTTTTACTGATTTCTAGTAACTTTATATACCTTGCAACTATGGGAATAATGAGTTCATGA